The Aethina tumida isolate Nest 87 chromosome 5, icAetTumi1.1, whole genome shotgun sequence genomic sequence CGGCTATGGTGAGCAGGCTGTGCTCCCGCTTGAGGCCGCGCTGGAGGTTCTCCTCGTAGTGGGCCGAGTCCTCCTTCATCTGAGCTTGCTTGTACCGCTCCGATTGGTTCGTGATTATACACAAAGGCTCCGCTAGTTTCTTGGGGCTGTCGTGTCGTTTGTCGAAGCTCTTGTGGATGGGGTACTTCATGGTTTTGACTTCCGGTTTGACAAAACTATGATTTTCGCTGAAGGTGGAGGTGATTTGGGGGACCTGGTGGTCGCCGGTGTACTTATGCACCGGCCTGAAGCCTTGGGGTGACATGCTGCGTTGGTCCTCGTGGATGTGGATGGGGCTGATCGGGGGGCTTAAGGGTTTGGGAATTATCGTTTCTGAGGTGCTGGAGTGGGGAATCACTGCCGCAAACGCGCTGGGTCTGGTGTTGTTCTGAGTCGGCACCACCTGGGGGAAGTATGGTAAGTTGCTGGTGTTGGGGACGATTAGGGCGACTTCTCCACTGGGCAATCGACTGGGAATTAGCTGTATGCCTTGTGGTATCTGAATATGGGGGTTATTGTTCTGATCTCCCGTATTTACTGACTCATTAATCTTTTGAGTGGAGAATATGTTGGTGTTGGTCAAGAATGGTAAACTGTTGAAGCCGGGGAAGTTGAACTGGGCTACGTGTTCGATGCTGCTGATGCACTTTTGTAAATGGGAGGTTATTCTTTGTTTCATGGCATCGTCAACTCCATCTAAAGTGCTGATGTACCGGTCGATTTCTTTGGAGCATTCATTGAAGCCAGTCTTGAACTTTCTTAAGACACTTGGATCTGTAGCCATGGCCATGGCAAGGTGTTGACGTTGGGTGTTCTGCAAGTGTTTCACTGCCATTTCCAGAATGTCAGCCTTCTCCAGTTTGGAATGACGTGCTggctgtaataaaaattagttgttaGCACACAAATTCGATTTCATTCAATCATTAGCAGTACTTACGTCTTTGTTCATGGCTTCCAGGATCAAAGTTTTGATTTCGTTGAGGCAGTGATTGATTCTggctctgcgtctcttttccATTATGGGCTTGTGGGTTTTTCTTAGTTCAGCTTTTGACATGG encodes the following:
- the LOC109600679 gene encoding transcription factor HES-1; the encoded protein is MPISEDEFEYSRSMQEPQTTMSKAELRKTHKPIMEKRRRARINHCLNEIKTLILEAMNKDPARHSKLEKADILEMAVKHLQNTQRQHLAMAMATDPSVLRKFKTGFNECSKEIDRYISTLDGVDDAMKQRITSHLQKCISSIEHVAQFNFPGFNSLPFLTNTNIFSTQKINESVNTGDQNNNPHIQIPQGIQLIPSRLPSGEVALIVPNTSNLPYFPQVVPTQNNTRPSAFAAVIPHSSTSETIIPKPLSPPISPIHIHEDQRSMSPQGFRPVHKYTGDHQVPQITSTFSENHSFVKPEVKTMKYPIHKSFDKRHDSPKKLAEPLCIITNQSERYKQAQMKEDSAHYEENLQRGLKREHSLLTIADFPLGQPAKILKLETEAKPSGSDAEPPSSPRDLETNESMWRPW